In the Arachis ipaensis cultivar K30076 chromosome B10, Araip1.1, whole genome shotgun sequence genome, one interval contains:
- the LOC107621630 gene encoding RING-H2 finger protein ATL7-like: MAIFSKLFHKLCYKIIILLAFLLTEIIILIRKLKSSSYTGPITTKKYLRFIEEKNPTICYSKKSSKLLKLKPPRHVECTLCLSEFMEGEKLRSLKCQHTFHRDCLDTWLKDYCATCPLCRLKVVSDDVVSQHRELRKQADSNGNGEQLTYFLAVLRGGNTLQS; encoded by the coding sequence ATGGCAATTTTTTCTAAGCTCTTCCACAAGCTTTGTTACAAAATCATAATCCTATTGGCATTCCTTCTGACTGAAATAATCATCCTCATCAGGAAGCTAAAATCATCATCATATACAGGTCCAATCACAACAAAGAAGTACCTCAGATTCATCGAAGAGAAGAACCCAACAATTTGCTACAGCAAGAAGAGTAGTAAGTTATTGAAGCTGAAACCGCCACGGCACGTGGAGTGCACGCTATGCTTGTCGGAGTTCATGGAAGGGGAGAAGCTGAGGAGTCTGAAATGCCAACACACGTTTCACAGGGATTGCTTAGACACATGGCTCAAAGACTACTGCGCCACGTGTCCTTTGTGCAGGTTAAAAGTGGTGTCCGATGATGTTGTTTCCCAGCACCGTGAGCTTAGAAAGCAAGCTGATTCTAACGGTAACGGTGAACAGCTAACGTATTTTTTAGCCGTGTTACGTGGCGGTAACACTTTGCAAAGTTAG
- the LOC107623078 gene encoding phosphatidylinositol/phosphatidylcholine transfer protein SFH6-like — protein sequence MSPPPLPLPPPPFMSLPLLPLLSPSLSCLKHSERGFGADAVALAEEIWKASEHEFLEASIEAAFKAIRSRGIDSHVIPSHCEFVQTISVFVREITKPAMYLFMEIQKIDNSYYPETLHKPFIINDGSGFKMLWKAVKTFLDVCTVAKVQFYFWHANYVIVTVIDGGNGLALVTMVV from the exons ATGTCACCGCCACCGCTACCGCTACCGCCACCGCCATTCATGTCTTTGCCGTTGTTGCCGTTATTGTCTCCTTCATTGAG TTGCTTGAAGCACTCAGAGCGAGGTTTCGGTGCGGACGCGGTGGCACTAGCTGAGGAGATCTGGAAGGCGAGCGAGCATGAGTTTTTGGAAGCTTCGATTGAAGCTGCGTTCAAAGCTATCAGATCTCGTGGAATTGATTCTCATGTCATTCCAAGTCATTGCG AATTTGTTCAGACAATCTCCGTGTTTGTGAGAGAG ATTACAAAGCCAGCAATGTACCTTTTTATGGAAATTCAGAAAATCGATAATAGTTACTATCCTGAG ACTCTCCATAAGCCCTTTATTATCAATGATGGATCTGGCTTCAAAATGCTATGGAAAGCCGTTAAGACATTCCTAGATGTTTGCACAGTAGCAAAAGTTCAA TTTTACTTTTGGCATGCCAACTATGTTATAGTTACTGTGATTGATGGTGGCAATGGATTGGCACTAGTGACAATGGTGGTTTAG